GCTGCTGGTGCTGCACGTGGCCTACGGGGTGCTGCAGTCGGAGGTCAGTCCCCTCTACCCGATTCTGCTGGGGCTAGGCCTGGCGCTGGTGCTGGGGCTGCATCTGGTGGCGGGGTTGAAGGAAAGGGATCGGGACCGCCCCCGTCGCCACCCCGCCGAGGAAGGCTACGAGGCCGCCTGCCCGGTGGCCGAGCTGCAGGAAGGGGAGGGCAAGGTGGTTTTGGTCGGCGGCCAGCGGAGGGCGGTGTATCTCAACCACGGCAAGGTCTTCGCCCTGTCCAACGTCTGTCGGCATCAGGGCGGTCCTCTGGGCGAGGGACGCATCGTCGACGGGGTGATCACCTGCCCTTGGCACGGCTGGCAATATCGTCCGGAGGACGGCTGCAGTCCGCCGCCGTTCAGCGAGGTGGTGCCCACCTACCGGGTGCGGGTGGCGGACGGCACGGTGTGGATCCACCCCCAACCCAAGCCCCTGGCCAATCCCGGCTGCAAAGTGGACCTCAATCGCCTGGCGGCCCAGGGGGCTGCCATCGAGGAGGCGGTGTCCGGCGGTTCCAAGGGGGAGCGAGCCCCGTTCTACGTCGGCTATCTGCCCAAGGCTCCCGCCGGGCTGGCGCGCTTCGTCCGCGCCTGGGTGATCCTTCTGGCGGTGCTGCTGCCGGTGCTGGCGGCGGCGGTGGCCTGGGCCCAGGGGCGCTTCGAGGCGGGCACCTTCGAGTTCGGGGTCCAGCGGTCCTTCGAGGGCGTGCTCTACGAGACCCCGGTGCCCATGCTCCGACTCGGGGCTTTCGCCGGTGCCCAGGACTCGGCGGGGACCTCGGTGCTCTTGGTGGGCTCCGGCAAACAGGGGCTGCCGGACTTCGCCCGCGGCCACCACGGAGAGCGGGTGACCTTCGACGGCACCTTGATCTACCGCCGGGGTTTGGCGATGATCGAGATGAACGCGCCGGAGACCTTCTTCGTCGTCGGCTCCGCACCGGATCCGTCGCGGGTCGAGGGGCGGGGCGAGGTGGTGCTCACCGGTGAGCTGGTGGACACCAAATGCTTCAGTGGAGTGATGCGCCCCGCCACCGGCAAGGTCCACCGAGCCTGCGCCGTGCGCTGCTTGAGCGGCGGCATCCCGCCGGGGCTGCTGGTGCGCGGAGAGGACGGCAGCGGCACGGTCTTCGTGCTGGCGGGGGAGGGGAATGAGCCGTTGGACTTCGACGTCCAATGGGCGGCGCGGCGAGTGTGGGTGAAGGGGGAGCTGGAGATTTTCGACGGTGTACCGGTGGTGCGGGTCCGGGAGCTGCGGTTGGTGCGCTGATCGATCCAAGAGCCCGGACGGCCGGGGCCTTGGCGCTGACTTTGACCGTGAAATTCAAACAGAGTTGGGACGAACCATGGGCAAGCAATCGGTAGCGGTGTGGGACGAGCTGGAGGATCGGCAGCCGGCCTACGCGTTGGTGGCCAACGTCGATCTGGTGGTGGTGCGCTATGGAGAGGAAGTCTCGGTGCTCTTTGGCCGCTGCCTGCATCGTGGGGCTCTGCTCTCCGACGGTCATGTGGACGGTCACAACCTGAT
This Acidobacteriota bacterium DNA region includes the following protein-coding sequences:
- a CDS encoding Rieske 2Fe-2S domain-containing protein, which encodes MSVSYTGVQWNRQKRIYDLWLGLLLLVTAGAYVGVSLATHPRITAETLILRSTALVAFVLLHVILCIGPLARLDRRFLPLLYNRRHLGVVMFFLGLIHAALAVFQFHGLGDENPLVSVFTAYRRDYTAWLGGFGELVHFPFEIFGVGALVILFFMAATSHDFWLRNLGPSFWKSLHLAVLVAYGLLVLHVAYGVLQSEVSPLYPILLGLGLALVLGLHLVAGLKERDRDRPRRHPAEEGYEAACPVAELQEGEGKVVLVGGQRRAVYLNHGKVFALSNVCRHQGGPLGEGRIVDGVITCPWHGWQYRPEDGCSPPPFSEVVPTYRVRVADGTVWIHPQPKPLANPGCKVDLNRLAAQGAAIEEAVSGGSKGERAPFYVGYLPKAPAGLARFVRAWVILLAVLLPVLAAAVAWAQGRFEAGTFEFGVQRSFEGVLYETPVPMLRLGAFAGAQDSAGTSVLLVGSGKQGLPDFARGHHGERVTFDGTLIYRRGLAMIEMNAPETFFVVGSAPDPSRVEGRGEVVLTGELVDTKCFSGVMRPATGKVHRACAVRCLSGGIPPGLLVRGEDGSGTVFVLAGEGNEPLDFDVQWAARRVWVKGELEIFDGVPVVRVRELRLVR